The Daucus carota subsp. sativus chromosome 2, DH1 v3.0, whole genome shotgun sequence genome includes a window with the following:
- the LOC108208628 gene encoding protein PLANT CADMIUM RESISTANCE 2-like has product MEPHHSNNNHASPPPPPPPPRPAPHWTTSTSQAELPMPPQSPPLPAPHHWPLMTTSPPMSQAEMPPQYSQPYWPSESQEFYYQPMVMPPPLHYQPAPPGMYDPPPGQYNGDPGMLAPYVPAYEYNYPGYQRTWSTDLCDCRSDCRNCLMTGCCPCVTFGQVSEIVNQGQTSCWEGCFMYGLLSVILGLSTGGICTGIFGGFYRYKLREKYKLRGTVFNDFLVHALCEPCALCQEYRELGRFGFEVPLGWKRNMEMQKAATAVYQVAPVIEQGMMR; this is encoded by the exons ATGGAGCCTCATCATTCAAACAACAACCAtgcatctccacctccacctccacctccccCGCGTCCAGCACCACACTGGACGACATCGACGTCACAGGCCGAGCTGCCAATGCCACCACAATCACCACCCCTGCCCGCACCACATCACTGGCCATTAATGACGACATCCCCGCCAATGTCACAGGCCGAAATGCCACCACAATATTCACAACCATACTGGCCATCAGAATCCCAGGAATTTTATTACCAACCAATGGTCATGCCACCACCGCTGCATTACCAGCCCGCACCACCTGGCATGTATGATCCTCCACCAGGCCAATACAATGGTGACCCTGGGATGCTCGCTCCCTATGTCCCGGCTTACGAGTACAATTATCCAGGATACCAACGCACTTGGTCCACCGATCTCTGCGATTGTCGATCTGATTGTCGCAATT GTTTAATGACAGGATGTTGCCCTTGTGTGACTTTCGGCCAAGTATCAGAAATCGTAAACCAAGGCCAGACAT CTTGCTGGGAAGGATGCTTCATGTATGGATTATTGAGCGTAATTCTTGGACTATCCACGGGAGGTATATGTACAGGTATATTCGGAGGATTCTACAGATATAAACTCAGAGAAAAATACAAGTTGAGGGGGACTGTGTTCAACGACTTTCTTGTTCATGCTCTATGCGAGCCCTGCGCCTTGTGTCAAGAGTATCGGGAGCTAGGTCGCTTCGGATTTGAAGTGCCTCTAG GGTGGAAGCGAAATATGGAGATGCAAAAGGCAGCCACAGCAGTATATCAAGTTGCACCAGTTATTGAACAGGGCATGATGCGATGA